Proteins found in one Paenibacillus dendritiformis genomic segment:
- the mgtE gene encoding magnesium transporter — MSRQQTDDPNEAVNGGREPEDIVAEAIQILEGDNESIRHAFRYWHPYDLALVYRDAKMTHRSRLLDVLDVDQLTGIMRELDPALQLESFQMLGHERAAEVLNRMDNDDLADTMAAVSVEAKEFLLSLMKREESDTVRQLLTYEPETAGGLMTNRYVWFYERYTVREAVEKVKAFAELTKHVHYFYVVNEAKRLVGTLSYRELVLAQETETIHALMNEKVISVTADTDQEEVARLFEQYDFLSMPVVDENNRLMGIVTVDDVIDVLREEAHEDFNKYSATDKTIDFRTNPFTAARRRLPWLIMLLFLGLVSGSIISRFEETLQQVVALTFFMPMIAGMTGNTGTQSLAVVIRGLASEKLDKGSVSRLIGRELVVGLIIGTVCGLAVALVAGFWQSSLPLGLVVGSSLFLTVIIGTMAGTVIPLILYRLNADPAVASGPLITTLNDIFSLTVYFGTATLFLSYIL; from the coding sequence GTGAGCAGACAACAGACCGATGACCCGAACGAAGCGGTTAACGGAGGCAGAGAGCCCGAAGATATCGTGGCGGAGGCGATTCAGATTCTAGAGGGAGATAACGAGTCGATCCGGCATGCCTTCCGGTACTGGCACCCGTATGACCTCGCTCTCGTCTATCGGGACGCGAAGATGACGCACCGCTCCCGCTTGCTGGACGTGCTCGACGTCGATCAGCTTACAGGCATCATGCGCGAGCTGGATCCGGCGCTGCAGCTGGAGTCTTTTCAGATGCTCGGGCACGAGCGTGCTGCGGAAGTATTGAACCGTATGGATAACGATGACTTGGCCGATACGATGGCGGCCGTCAGCGTCGAAGCGAAGGAATTCCTGCTGTCGCTGATGAAGCGGGAAGAGAGCGATACGGTACGTCAGCTCTTGACCTATGAGCCGGAGACGGCCGGCGGTCTGATGACGAACCGCTATGTCTGGTTCTATGAGCGCTATACAGTGCGTGAAGCCGTCGAGAAGGTGAAGGCATTCGCCGAATTGACGAAGCATGTGCATTATTTTTATGTCGTAAATGAAGCAAAGCGTCTTGTCGGCACGCTCTCGTACCGCGAGCTGGTACTGGCCCAGGAGACGGAGACGATTCACGCCTTGATGAATGAGAAGGTCATCTCCGTTACGGCCGATACGGATCAGGAAGAAGTCGCCCGCCTGTTCGAGCAGTATGACTTCCTCTCGATGCCGGTCGTGGATGAGAATAACCGGCTGATGGGGATCGTGACGGTCGATGACGTCATCGACGTCCTGCGGGAAGAGGCGCATGAGGACTTCAATAAATATTCGGCTACGGACAAGACAATCGATTTCCGCACGAATCCGTTCACGGCAGCGCGGCGTCGTCTGCCCTGGCTCATTATGCTGCTGTTCCTCGGCCTGGTATCGGGCAGCATTATCAGCCGCTTCGAAGAGACGCTGCAGCAGGTCGTCGCTTTGACCTTTTTCATGCCGATGATCGCCGGGATGACGGGGAATACGGGCACGCAATCGCTGGCGGTTGTCATCCGCGGCCTGGCGTCGGAGAAGCTGGACAAAGGCTCTGTCAGCCGGCTGATCGGACGCGAGCTGGTCGTCGGGCTTATCATCGGCACCGTATGCGGCCTCGCGGTCGCTCTTGTCGCTGGCTTCTGGCAATCCAGCCTTCCGCTCGGGCTTGTCGTCGGCAGCTCCTTGTTCCTGACAGTCATTATCGGAACGATGGCAGGGACCGTCATCCCGCTTATTCTGTACCGCCTGAACGCCGATCCGGCGGTAGCGTCCGGTCCGCTCATTACGACGCTGAACGATATCTTCTCGCTCACGGTCTATTTCGGAACGGCGACCCTGTTCTTGTCCTATATCCTGTGA
- a CDS encoding alpha-L-fucosidase, whose protein sequence is MNQRLAVPTPQQLAWQDLELGMFFHFGINTYCDQEWGDGTDSPELFNPAELDARQWIRTAKEAGFNYVILTAKHHDGFCLWPTKTTDYSVRSSPWKNGQGDVVREVADACREEGMKFGLYVSPWDRNAPCYADPAAYDDFYAEQLTELLTGYGPLVEVWFDGAGSEGREYDWKRIIGLVKQHQPDAMIFNMGAPTIRWVGNEDGVAPYPCWNTAESARVSMFTSDMNTWMEETPGWVPAECDVPIRKRHWFWHPNDEQSLHSLEHLMDLYYRSVGHGTTLLLNVSPDKRGLLPEPDTERVLEFGAEIRRRFGQPLGSASGTGSELELALDEEALVDHVVTMENIAHGERVHAYTIEAEVGGEWKPVAAGSAIGHKKIDRIEPTRTSRVRIRVTEEAAEPHIRSLAAYSAGE, encoded by the coding sequence ATGAATCAGAGGCTGGCTGTGCCCACGCCGCAGCAACTGGCGTGGCAGGACTTGGAGTTGGGGATGTTTTTTCACTTCGGCATCAATACGTATTGCGATCAGGAATGGGGAGACGGGACGGATTCCCCGGAATTGTTCAACCCGGCGGAGCTGGATGCGCGGCAATGGATCCGGACCGCGAAGGAAGCCGGCTTCAACTATGTCATTCTGACGGCGAAGCATCATGACGGCTTCTGTCTGTGGCCGACCAAGACGACCGATTATTCGGTCCGATCGAGCCCGTGGAAGAACGGCCAGGGCGATGTCGTGCGCGAGGTCGCGGACGCCTGCCGGGAGGAAGGGATGAAGTTCGGCCTATACGTGTCGCCGTGGGATCGCAATGCGCCATGCTATGCCGACCCGGCTGCGTATGACGATTTCTATGCGGAGCAGTTGACCGAGCTGCTGACCGGATACGGGCCTCTCGTCGAGGTGTGGTTCGACGGGGCCGGCTCCGAAGGGCGCGAATATGATTGGAAGCGCATTATCGGCCTCGTGAAGCAGCATCAGCCGGACGCGATGATCTTCAATATGGGCGCTCCGACGATCCGCTGGGTCGGGAATGAGGACGGCGTCGCGCCGTATCCGTGCTGGAACACGGCGGAGAGCGCCCGGGTGAGCATGTTCACGAGCGACATGAATACATGGATGGAAGAGACACCGGGCTGGGTGCCCGCGGAATGCGACGTGCCGATCCGGAAGCGGCATTGGTTCTGGCATCCGAACGATGAGCAGAGCCTGCACTCCCTCGAGCATTTAATGGACTTGTATTACCGCTCGGTCGGGCATGGCACGACGCTGCTGCTGAATGTCTCTCCGGACAAACGCGGGCTGCTGCCGGAGCCCGACACGGAGCGCGTGCTCGAATTCGGGGCGGAGATCCGCCGCCGCTTCGGACAGCCGCTTGGCTCCGCCTCCGGCACGGGATCCGAGCTCGAGCTGGCGCTGGACGAGGAAGCTCTCGTCGATCATGTCGTCACGATGGAGAATATCGCCCACGGAGAACGGGTGCACGCCTACACGATCGAAGCGGAGGTCGGCGGGGAGTGGAAGCCGGTCGCAGCGGGAAGCGCCATCGGTCACAAGAAGATCGACCGCATCGAGCCGACGCGGACATCCCGCGTCCGGATCCGCGTAACGGAGGAGGCGGCAGAGCCGCATATTCGCAGCTTGGCCGCCTATTCGGCGGGGGAGTAA
- a CDS encoding ABC transporter substrate-binding protein, producing MRQKGAVLLAMLLSISLLLAACSGGGGTKQGAEATDPADAAKAEELFSPVGEFPIAKEPMTLKMFAPQSAAIENLETNEFTKFLEEKTNIQIKWDVVPEGALEEKKQLMMASGDYPEVILAGSFSKADQMKYGQQGVFIPLNDLIEKYAPNIKQAMADIPYLKDAMTTPDGNIYAIPKVNECYHCTYASKMWINQKWLDQLGLKMPTTTEEFYETLKAFKEKDPNGNGKQDEIPLTTAGKKEMWGGGLDAYLMNAFIYNDATTYMYLDNGELKFSPNQEPWREGLRYIHKLYAEGLIDKASFTQNADAVKQVGNRPDNVMGAVATALISYVYSPNELTPRHKDYVTVPPLKGPEGVQLAAYFVGAGNGQFAISNKATAEQQIAAIRFADYLYSEEATLFTSMGREGDGYRKAEAGEKTADGTPARFKQTPKPNVAQVQNGTWQELGIMKMTNELRDSFAVPEDMYSEDGYGLRLRNESKKYEPFAKPEIAFPSDIFIAAEDASLAAQLQTSINDYVESNMAQFITGSKDLDKDWDAYVKGFDGLQLSKYLEIYSKALKK from the coding sequence ATGAGACAAAAGGGAGCTGTCTTGCTCGCGATGCTGTTGAGCATCTCGCTGCTGCTGGCGGCATGCTCCGGAGGAGGGGGCACGAAGCAGGGAGCGGAAGCAACCGACCCGGCCGATGCGGCCAAGGCGGAGGAGCTCTTCAGCCCGGTCGGGGAATTCCCGATTGCGAAGGAGCCGATGACGCTGAAAATGTTCGCTCCCCAATCGGCGGCGATCGAGAATCTGGAGACGAACGAGTTCACGAAGTTCCTCGAGGAGAAGACCAATATCCAGATTAAATGGGATGTCGTGCCGGAAGGCGCGCTGGAGGAGAAGAAGCAGCTCATGATGGCGAGCGGCGATTATCCGGAAGTGATTCTGGCAGGCTCCTTCAGCAAGGCGGATCAAATGAAGTACGGCCAGCAGGGCGTCTTCATCCCGCTGAACGATCTGATTGAGAAGTATGCGCCGAACATTAAGCAGGCGATGGCGGATATTCCGTACTTGAAGGACGCGATGACGACGCCAGACGGCAATATTTACGCGATCCCCAAGGTGAACGAGTGCTATCACTGCACCTATGCGTCGAAAATGTGGATCAACCAAAAGTGGCTGGATCAGCTCGGGCTGAAGATGCCGACGACGACGGAAGAGTTCTATGAGACCTTGAAGGCATTCAAAGAGAAGGACCCGAACGGCAACGGCAAGCAGGATGAGATTCCGCTCACGACCGCCGGGAAGAAGGAAATGTGGGGCGGTGGCCTGGACGCGTACTTGATGAATGCGTTCATCTATAACGATGCCACGACCTATATGTATCTGGACAACGGGGAATTGAAGTTCTCGCCGAATCAGGAGCCGTGGCGGGAAGGGCTTCGCTACATCCATAAGCTGTATGCGGAAGGGCTGATTGACAAAGCATCGTTCACGCAAAACGCGGATGCCGTGAAGCAGGTCGGCAACCGGCCGGACAATGTGATGGGAGCGGTCGCCACCGCGCTGATCAGCTATGTGTATTCGCCAAATGAACTGACCCCGCGCCACAAGGACTATGTCACGGTTCCGCCGCTGAAGGGGCCGGAAGGCGTGCAGCTTGCAGCCTATTTCGTCGGCGCCGGCAACGGCCAGTTCGCGATTTCGAACAAGGCGACGGCCGAACAGCAGATCGCGGCGATCCGGTTCGCGGACTATCTCTACTCGGAGGAAGCGACCCTGTTCACCAGCATGGGCAGAGAAGGGGATGGATACCGCAAGGCCGAAGCGGGCGAGAAGACGGCGGACGGAACGCCGGCGCGCTTCAAGCAGACGCCGAAGCCGAACGTGGCCCAGGTGCAGAATGGAACATGGCAGGAGCTCGGCATCATGAAAATGACCAATGAGCTGCGCGACTCCTTCGCCGTGCCGGAGGATATGTATTCGGAAGACGGCTACGGGCTGCGCCTGCGCAACGAGTCGAAGAAATACGAGCCGTTCGCGAAGCCGGAGATCGCCTTCCCGTCCGATATCTTCATTGCGGCGGAGGATGCTTCCCTGGCCGCGCAGCTGCAGACCTCGATTAATGATTACGTCGAATCGAACATGGCGCAGTTCATTACCGGCAGCAAAGATTTGGACAAGGATTGGGACGCTTATGTCAAAGGGTTTGACGGGCTGCAATTATCTAAGTATCTTGAAATTTATAGCAAGGCTTTGAAAAAATAA
- a CDS encoding carbohydrate ABC transporter permease, whose amino-acid sequence MSKTMIRESLPDRLFLAGVYVFLTLILVIILFPLLHILSASFSSPQAVNSGRVWIFPVEFTLAGYKAVFANSNILIGYANSIFYAVFGTLVNVVMTVLIAYPLSRKTFYGRHLLMMLLVFTMLFDGGLIPNYMVVKSIGLIDTRWAMIIPGALAVFQVIIARTFFQSSIPEELSEAAEIDGCSDIRFITSVVLPLSKPILAVMTLMYAVGHWNSYFGALIYLKSPDMFPLQIVLRNILILNTVDPAMMANVDDMLQLQGIAELLKYSLIVVASAPVLMIYPLVQKHFVKGVLIGSLKG is encoded by the coding sequence ATGAGCAAAACGATGATTCGGGAATCGCTGCCCGACCGCTTGTTCCTCGCTGGCGTGTACGTTTTTTTAACGTTGATCCTGGTTATTATTTTATTCCCGCTGCTTCATATTTTGAGCGCTTCGTTCAGTTCGCCGCAGGCGGTGAATTCGGGGCGGGTCTGGATCTTTCCCGTCGAGTTCACGCTTGCCGGGTACAAGGCTGTCTTCGCGAATTCCAATATATTGATTGGCTACGCGAACTCGATCTTCTACGCCGTCTTCGGCACGTTGGTCAATGTCGTCATGACGGTGCTCATCGCCTACCCGCTGTCGCGCAAGACGTTCTACGGACGGCATCTGCTCATGATGCTGCTCGTCTTCACGATGCTGTTCGACGGCGGTCTCATCCCGAACTATATGGTCGTGAAGTCGATCGGTCTGATTGATACGCGCTGGGCGATGATCATTCCGGGCGCCTTGGCGGTGTTCCAGGTCATTATCGCCCGCACCTTCTTCCAGTCGTCCATCCCGGAGGAGCTGTCGGAGGCGGCGGAAATTGACGGCTGCAGCGATATCCGCTTCATTACAAGCGTCGTGCTGCCGCTGTCCAAGCCGATTCTGGCCGTCATGACGCTGATGTATGCGGTCGGGCATTGGAATTCGTATTTCGGGGCGCTCATTTATTTGAAGTCGCCTGATATGTTTCCGCTGCAAATTGTGCTGCGCAACATTTTGATTCTCAATACTGTTGATCCGGCCATGATGGCCAATGTGGATGACATGCTGCAGCTGCAGGGCATTGCCGAGCTGCTCAAGTATTCGCTGATCGTGGTGGCCAGCGCGCCCGTGCTGATGATCTATCCACTCGTGCAGAAGCATTTTGTGAAGGGCGTCTTAATCGGATCGTTAAAAGGGTAA
- a CDS encoding ABC transporter permease — MANVTPGSASRRLTSRFAFAPGTGKRIKKHWQFYLLVLLPVAYLIIFKYVPMGGVLIAFKEYNVVQGIWDSPWVGLKYFEQFLESPYFWNYIRNTIVVSLYGLAVGFPAPILLALLLNEIRNGWFKKTVQMVTYAPYFISTVIMVSIVIVALSPNVGMVNNVLRLFGFEGIDFMGRPELFKSIYVWSDVWQFTGYGAIIYIAALAGVNPELYEAAKVDGATRFQKIWNIDLPSIFPVMVILLILNVGSMMSVGFEKMYLMQNPLNLESSEIISTYVYKVGLLNANFSFSTAIGLFNSVINLILIVTVNAIARRLSESSLW; from the coding sequence TTGGCAAACGTCACGCCCGGATCTGCATCCCGCCGCCTGACATCGCGCTTCGCGTTTGCCCCAGGCACCGGCAAGCGGATCAAGAAGCATTGGCAGTTCTACCTGCTGGTCTTGCTGCCCGTCGCCTACCTGATTATTTTCAAATATGTGCCTATGGGCGGCGTGCTGATTGCGTTCAAAGAATATAACGTCGTGCAGGGCATCTGGGACAGCCCGTGGGTCGGACTGAAATATTTCGAGCAGTTCCTCGAGTCCCCCTACTTCTGGAATTACATCCGCAATACGATCGTCGTCAGCCTGTACGGGCTGGCAGTGGGGTTCCCGGCGCCCATCTTGTTGGCCTTGCTGCTGAATGAGATTCGGAACGGCTGGTTCAAAAAGACCGTGCAAATGGTGACGTACGCGCCCTATTTCATTTCGACCGTCATTATGGTGTCGATCGTGATCGTTGCCCTGTCGCCGAACGTCGGCATGGTGAACAATGTGCTGCGGCTCTTCGGGTTTGAAGGGATCGACTTCATGGGACGGCCGGAGCTGTTCAAATCGATTTATGTCTGGTCCGACGTATGGCAATTTACGGGCTACGGCGCCATTATTTATATCGCCGCGCTGGCCGGCGTCAATCCGGAGCTGTATGAAGCGGCCAAGGTCGACGGCGCGACGCGCTTCCAGAAAATATGGAACATCGATTTGCCAAGCATTTTTCCGGTGATGGTGATCCTGCTTATATTGAATGTCGGCAGCATGATGAGCGTCGGCTTCGAGAAAATGTATCTGATGCAGAACCCGCTCAATCTGGAGTCGTCGGAGATTATATCGACCTATGTCTACAAGGTGGGGCTGTTAAATGCGAACTTCAGCTTCTCGACCGCGATCGGGCTCTTCAATTCAGTCATCAATCTGATCTTGATCGTGACGGTTAACGCGATTGCGCGCCGGCTGTCCGAGTCAAGTTTGTGGTAA